One part of the Odontesthes bonariensis isolate fOdoBon6 chromosome 15, fOdoBon6.hap1, whole genome shotgun sequence genome encodes these proteins:
- the LOC142399943 gene encoding interferon-induced protein with tetratricopeptide repeats 2-like produces MMSAAQSQSKLEALECHFTWGLDPKKNKILRLKGKLKDIGTEERNSWLGHIYNLQGFFQYKLGSFEEALRLFSRATEALHQLRNAEEGPLLVVNYGNLAWLHHHLGEEDKSQDYLSKVEALIKKYPSPLQDELHPEILAEKAWTLMNFDKDRKLLAADYFQKAIRMKPDMVQWQTSRVVGLISVHKHSDTDLKDVLEEIRMARENDPENLYLAARDLHQRVRRGEQLEDQAHELAKKILINPVSSYSGMKPLVWLYRELKLYDDAVDVVEEALKKHPDEPHLKRCAALCYKWKIIYSKNGRPNRRIFDRAIGLTEEVISLYPHSSLSKKIDLATLHAKSVRGLMTADQMYKELLKADLYPTQKQLIYNGYAKYLFYDRYDSQKSIRYHMKAAEIPHQGFYRQSSIKRLQKIAEQGRHRMCGEIQEFLANLQDSESE; encoded by the exons ATGATGAG TGCTGCTCAGAGTCAGTCCAAACTGGAAGCCCTGGAGTGTCACTTCACCTGGGGGCTGGACcccaaaaagaacaaaattCTCCGTCTAAAGGGTAAGCTGAAGGACATCGGCACCGAGGAACGAAACAGCTGGCTGGGTCACATTTACAACCTGCAGGGGTTCTTCCAATACAAGTTAGGCTCCTTTGAAGAGGCCCTACGTCTCTTCAGCAGGGCCACGGAGGCCTTACACCAGCTGAGAAACGCAGAGGAGGGTCCCTTGTTGGTGGTGAACTACGGGAACCTGGCGTGGCTGCACCATCATCTGGGCGAAGAGGATAAAAGTCAAGATTACCTGTCAAAGGTGGAAGCCCTGATAAAGAAATACCCATCTCCACTACAGGATGAGCTCCACCCAGAGATCTTAGCAGAGAAGGCCTGGACTCTGATGAATTTTGACAaagacaggaagctgctggcaGCAGATTACTTCCAGAAAGCCATCAGGATGAAGCCAGACATGGTGCAGTGGCAGACCAGCCGGGTGGTGGGGTTGATCAGTGTTCATAAGCACAGTGACACGGACCTGAAGGACGTCTTGGAGGAGATCAGAATGGCCAGAGAGAACGATCCAGAGAACTTGTACCTCGCTGCTCGTGACCTGCACCAACGTGTCAGGAGAGGAGAGCAACTTGAAGATCAGGCACACGAGTTGGCAAAAAAGATTTTAATCAATCCTGTCAGCAGCTACAGCGGCATGAAACCATTGGTGTGGCTGTACAGAGAACTCAAGCTCTATGATGATGCCGTTGATGTGGTAGAGGAGGCGCTGAAGAAGCATCCAGATGAGCCCCACCTGAAGAGGTGTGCTGCACTCTGCTACAAATGGAAAATCATTTATTCCAAAAATGGCCGCCCAAATCGAAGAATATTTGACAGAGCCATCGGTCTGACTGAGGAGGTGATCTCTCTTTACCCTCACTCTTCATTATCCAAGAAGATCGACCTGGCAACCTTACATGCAAAGTCAGTTCGGGGCCTGATGACAGCCGATCAGATGTACAAAGAGCTGCTGAAGGCAGATCTGTACCCTACACAAAAACAGCTGATCTACAACGGCTACGCAAAATACTTGTTCTATGATCGATATGACAGTCAGAAGTCGATTCGGTATCACATGAAAGCAGCAGAGATACCTCACCAGGGCTTCTACAGGCAGAGCAGCATCAAAAGGCTGCAGAAGATCGCAGAGCAAGGCAGGCACAGAATGTGCGGAGAAATCCAGGAGTTTCTGGCAAATCTGCAAGATTCTGAGTCTGAGTGA
- the LOC142399946 gene encoding antiviral innate immune response effector IFIT1-like, giving the protein MMSAAQSQSKLEALECHFTWGLDLKKDIILRLKGTLEDIGTEEGNSWLGHIYNLQGFIQYKLGSFEEALRLFSRATEALHQLRNAEEGPWLVVNYGNRAWLHHYLGEEDKSQDYLSKVEALIKKYPSPLQDELHPEILAEKAWTLMNFDKDKKLLAADYFQKAFKMKPDMVQWQTSRVVGLISVHKHSDTDLDAILEEISKAREEDPENLYLAARDLRQRVRRGEQLEDELHELAKKILINPVSSYSGMKPLVRLYRELKLYDDAVDVVEEALKKHPDEPYLKRCAALCYKWKITSSNDHPNQRMLDRAISLTEEVISLNPHDSLSKKIDLADIHAKSVRGRMTADQMYKELLEADLHPAQKQMLYNSYARYLLCDRNDRQKSIRYNMKAAEIPHQGFYRQKNIKVLQKIAERGRDRMCGEIQEFLANLQDSESE; this is encoded by the coding sequence TGCTGCTCAGAGTCAGTCCAAACTGGAAGCCCTGGAGTGTCACTTCACCTGGGGGCTGGACCTCAAGAAGGACATAATTCTCCGTCTAAAGGGTACGCTGGAGGACATCGGCACAGAGGAAGGAAACAGCTGGCTGGGTCACATTTACAACCTGCAGGGGTTCATCCAATACAAGTTGGGCTCCTTTGAAGAGGCCCTACGTCTCTTCAGCAGGGCCACGGAGGCCTTACACCAGCTGAGAAACGCAGAGGAGGGTCCCTGGTTGGTGGTGAACTACGGGAACCGGGCATGGCTGCACCATTATCTGGGCGAAGAGGATAAAAGTCAAGATTACCTGTCAAAGGTGGAAGCCCTGATAAAGAAATACCCATCTCCACTACAGGATGAGCTCCACCCAGAGATCTTAGCAGAGAAGGCCTGGACTCTGATGAATTTTGACAAAGACAAGAAGCTGCTGGCAGCAGATTACTTCCAGAAAGCCTTCAAGATGAAGCCAGACATGGTGCAGTGGCAGACCAGCCGGGTGGTGGGGTTGATCAGTGTTCATAAGCACAGTGACACAGACCTGGATGCCATCTTGGAGGAGATCAGTAAGGCCAGAGAGGAGGATCCAGAGAACTTGTACCTCGCTGCTCGTGACCTGCGCCAACGTGTCAGGAGAGGAGAGCAACTTGAAGATGAGTTACACGAGTTGGCCAAAAAGATTTTAATCAATCCTGTCAGCAGCTACAGCGGCATGAAACCACTGGTGAGGCTGTACAGAGAACTCAAGCTCTATGATGATGCTGTTGATGTGGTAGAGGAGGCCCTGAAGAAGCATCCAGATGAGCCCTACCTGAAGAGGTGTGCTGCACTCTGCTACAAATGGAAAATCACTTCTTCCAACGACCACCCAAATCAAAGAATGCTTGACAGAGCCATCAGTCTGACTGAGGAGGTGATCTCTCTTAACCCTCACGATTCATTATCCAAGAAGATCGACCTGGCAGACATACATGCAAAGTCAGTTCGGGGCCGGATGACAGCCGATCAGATGTACAAGGAGCTGCTGGAGGCAGATCTGCACCCTGCACAAAAACAGATGCTCTACAACAGCTACGCAAGATACTTGTTATGCGATCGAAATGACAGGCAGAAGTCGATTCGGTATAACATGAAGGCAGCAGAGATACCTCACCAGGGCTTCTACAGGcagaaaaacatcaaagtgCTGCAGAAGATCGCAGAGCGAGGCAGGGACAGAATGTGCGGAGAAATCCAGGAGTTTCTTGCAAATCTGCAAGATTCTGAGTCTGAGTGA
- the LOC142399945 gene encoding antiviral innate immune response effector IFIT1-like, whose product MMSAAQSQSELTLEALECHFTWALYDKKDKMLRLKGKLKDIGTEEGNSWLGHIYNLQGFIQYKLGSFEEARRLFSRAKEALHQLRNADEGPWLVVNYGNLAWLHHHLGEEDKSQDYLSKVEALIKKYPSPLQDELHPEILAEKAWTLMNFDKDRKLLAADYFQKAIRMKPDMVQWQTSRVVGLMSVHKHSDTDLEDVLEEIRMAREEDPENFYLAARDLNQCVRRGEQLEDEAHELAKKILINPVSSYSGMKPLVRLYRELRLYDDAVDVVEEALKKHPDEPYLKRCAALCYKWKITSSRDGRPNQRMLDRAISLTEEVISLSPHSSLSKKIDLATIHAKSARGLTKADQMYKELLEADLDPEQKQLLYNSYARYLFYDRKEWQKSIRYNMKAAEIPHQGFYRQNSIKALQKIAERGRDRMCGEIQEFLANLQDSESE is encoded by the exons ATGATGAG TGCTGCTCAGAGTCAGTCCGAACTGACACTGGAAGCCCTGGAGTGTCACTTCACCTGGGCGCTGTACgacaaaaaggacaaaatgctCCGTCTAAAGGGTAAGCTGAAGGACATCGGCACAGAGGAAGGAAACAGCTGGCTGGGTCACATTTACAACCTGCAGGGGTTCATCCAATACAAGTTGGGGTCCTTTGAAGAGGCCCGACGTCTCTTCAGCAGGGCCAAGGAGGCCTTACACCAGCTGAGAAACGCAGATGAGGGTCCCTGGTTGGTGGTGAACTACGGGAACCTGGCGTGGCTGCACCATCATCTGGGCGAAGAGGATAAAAGTCAAGATTACCTGTCAAAGGTGGAAGCCCTGATAAAGAAATACCCATCTCCACTACAGGATGAGCTCCACCCAGAGATCTTAGCAGAGAAGGCCTGGACTCTGATGAATTTTGACAaagacaggaagctgctggcaGCAGATTACTTCCAGAAAGCCATCAGGATGAAGCCAGACATGGTGCAGTGGCAGACCAGCCGGGTGGTGGGGTTGATGAGTGTTCATAAGCACAGTGACACAGACCTGGAGGACGTCTTGGAGGAGATCAGAATGGCCAGAGAGGAGGATCCAGAGAACTTTTACCTCGCTGCTCGTGACCTGAACCAATGTGTCAGGAGAGGAGAGCAACTTGAAGATGAGGCACACGAGTTGGCAAAAAAGATTTTAATCAATCCTGTCAGCAGCTACAGCGGCATGAAACCACTGGTGAGGCTGTACAGAGAACTCAGGCTCTATGATGATGCCGTTGATGTGGTAGAGGAGGCCCTGAAGAAGCATCCAGATGAGCCCTACCTGAAGAGGTGTGCTGCACTCTGCTACAAATGGAAAATCACTTCTTCCAGAGACGGCCGCCCAAATCAAAGAATGCTTGACAGAGCCATCAGTCTGACTGAGGAGGTGATCTCTCTTTCCCCTCACTCTTCATTATCCAAGAAGATCGACCTGGCAACCATACATGCAAAGTCAGCTCGGGGCCTGACGAAAGCCGATCAGATGTACAAGGAGCTGCTGGAGGCAGATCTGGACCCTGAACAAAAACAGCTGCTCTACAACAGCTACGCAAGATACTTGTTCTATGATCGAAAAGAATGGCAGAAGTCGATTCGGTATAACATGAAGGCAGCAGAGATACCTCACCAGGGCTTCTACAGGCAGAACAGCATCAAAGCGCTGCAGAAGATCGCAGAGCGAGGCAGGGACAGAATGTGCGGAGAAATCCAGGAGTTTCTGGCAAATCTGCAAGATTCTGAGTCTGAGTGA
- the LOC142399944 gene encoding interferon-induced protein with tetratricopeptide repeats 2-like — MMSAAQSQSKLEALECHFTWGLDPKKNKILRLKGKLKDIGTEEGNSWLGHIYNLQGFFQYKLGSFEEALRLFSRATEALHQLRNAEEGPWLVVNYGNLAWLHHHLGEEDKSQDYLSKVEALIKKYPSPLQDELHPEILAEKAWTLMNFDKDRKLLAADYFQKAIRMKPDMVQWQTSRVVGLISVHKHSHTDLEDVLEEIRMARENDPENLYLAARDLNQRVKRGEQIEDEAHELAKKILINPVSSYSGMKPLVWLYRELRLYDDAIDVVEEALKKHPDEPHLKRCAALCYKWKIIYSKNGRPNRRIFDRAIGLTEEVISLYPHSSLSKKIDLATLHAKSVRGLMTADEMYKELLKADLHPAQKQLIYNGYAKYLFYDRYDSQKSIRYHMKAAEISHQGFYRQSSIKTLQKIAERGRHRMCREIQEFLANLQDSESE, encoded by the exons ATGATGAG TGCTGCTCAGAGTCAGTCCAAACTGGAAGCCCTGGAGTGTCACTTCACCTGGGGGCTGGACcccaaaaagaacaaaattCTCCGTCTAAAGGGTAAGCTGAAGGACATCGGCACCGAGGAAGGAAACAGCTGGCTGGGTCACATTTACAACCTGCAGGGGTTCTTCCAATACAAGTTAGGCTCCTTTGAAGAGGCCCTACGTCTCTTCAGCAGGGCCACGGAGGCCTTACACCAGCTGAGAAACGCAGAGGAGGGTCCCTGGTTGGTGGTGAACTACGGGAACCTGGCATGGCTGCACCATCATCTGGGCGAAGAGGATAAAAGTCAAGATTACCTGTCAAAGGTGGAAGCCCTGATAAAGAAATACCCATCTCCACTACAGGATGAGCTCCACCCAGAGATCTTAGCAGAGAAGGCCTGGACTCTGATGAATTTTGACAaagacaggaagctgctggcaGCAGATTACTTCCAGAAAGCCATCAGGATGAAGCCAGACATGGTGCAGTGGCAGACCAGCCGGGTGGTGGGGTTGATCAGTGTTCATAAGCACAGTCACACAGACCTGGAGGACGTCTTGGAGGAGATCAGAATGGCCAGAGAGAACGATCCAGAGAACTTGTACCTCGCTGCTCGTGACCTGAACCAACGTGTCAAGAGAGGAGAGCAAATTGAAGATGAGGCACACGAGTTGGCAAAAAAGATTTTAATCAATCCTGTCAGCAGCTACAGCGGCATGAAACCACTGGTGTGGCTGTACAGAGAACTCAGGCTCTATGATGATGCCATTGATGTGGTAGAGGAGGCCCTGAAGAAGCATCCAGATGAGCCCCACCTGAAGAGGTGTGCTGCACTCTGCTACAAATGGAAAATCATTTATTCCAAAAATGGCCGCCCAAATCGAAGAATATTTGACAGAGCCATCGGTCTGACTGAGGAGGTGATCTCTCTTTACCCTCACTCTTCATTATCCAAGAAGATCGACCTGGCAACCTTACATGCAAAGTCAGTTCGGGGCCTGATGACAGCCGATGAGATGTACAAGGAGCTGCTGAAGGCAGATCTGCACCCTGCACAAAAACAGCTGATCTACAACGGTTACGCAAAATACTTGTTCTATGATCGATATGACAGTCAGAAGTCGATTCGGTATCACATGAAAGCAGCAGAGATATCTCACCAGGGCTTCTACAGGCAGAGCAGCATCAAAACCCTGCAGAAGATCGCAGAGCGAGGCAGGCACAGAATGTGCAGAGAAATCCAGGAGTTTCTGGCAAATCTGCAAGATTCTGAGTCTGAGTGA